The Kribbella amoyensis genomic sequence GGCACCGGCCTCGGCAAAGCCCTCCTGGTCGCCCTCGCCCAGGAATGCGTCACCAACGGCTACCAACGGCTGGAGTGGTCCGTCCTGAACTGGAACCAGCCGGCCATCGACTTCTACGAATCCCTCGGCGCCCGGCCCCAGGACGAATGGACCGTCTACCGCCTCACCGACGAGGCTCTGACGAAGCTGGGTTCCTGACCTCCTGCCGGCTCGCGTAGGCGGTGAGGGCGCCGAGGAGGACGAGGGCCCAGGCGCCGCCGGTTGGTTCGAGGATCACCGCGAAGATCCCGGTGCCGAGGAGCCACCAGCCGGCCGATGGAGGGACCTGGCCGGTTCTGCGGACGGTCCAGCGGAGGATGCTGCCCGTCATCAGGAGGGTGAAGCCGGCGACGACGAACCAGGTGACGTAGTCGCGCTGGTAGTCGTTCGCCGCCGCGAGGATGCCGTCGGCCGCCATCGCCCGGAGTACATCGGGTGATTCGGCCACGGCGTAGACGAGATGGACGACGCCCAACCCGCTGGTCAGCACGGGCACCCGGCGAGTCAGCCGCGGGGGTGCCTGGATTGCCGCTGCAACGCTCATGGCCCAGACCATACCTTTTGGTATGGTCTCCCGCCAAGCCCCGGATCAGCGGTCGCGGTGCTTCGCCTCGTACATGGCCTGGTCGGCGGTGCGGAGGAGTTCGTCCAGGTCGGCGGAGTACGGGCTGACGACGGCGGTGCCGATGCTGGCGGTGACCGGGACGTCGATACCGGCCAGCGGGCGGCCGATGGACTCCTCGACCCGGCGGATCAGGGCGTCCAGGTCGGTGCCGTCGATCTCCTCGGCCAGGATGACGAACTCGTCCCCGCCGAGCCGGGCCACCGTGTCGCCGTGCCGGACCGCGGTCAGCAGCCGGTCCGCGATCTCGCGCAGCGCGTTGTCGCCGGCCTCGTGCCCGTACCGGTCGTTGACCTGCTTGAAGTGGTTCAGGTCCGAGAACAGCAGGACGCCGCGGCGCCCGCGCTGCCGGGACCGTTGCAGCGCGGCCTCGAACCGGTGCTGCAGCAGCCGCCGGTTCGCCAGGCCGGTCAGCGGATCGTGGGCCGCGTGATGCTGGAGCTCGCGCTCGGCGTCCTTGCGCGCGGTCACGTCGTCGATCTGGATCAGCAGGATCCGTGGCTGGTCCTTGCCCTGCGCAACGATCACCGCGGTGCCACCGAGCCAGATGTCCTGGCCGTCGGCCCGCCGGAAGGTCCGCTCGAACCGGTACGGCCCGGTCCCGGTGGCGAGCTCCTGCAGCTCCCGCCGGGTCCGGCCGGCGTCCCCGTCGGTCAGGTAGTCGAGCAACCGGCTGCCGATCAGCCGATCGTGCGGGTATCCGGTGATCCGGCAGAACGCGTCGTTGACCCGCAGCACCCGGCCCGCCTCGGGGCCGTCGAACGCGAGCGTCGCCATCCCGTTGCCGGCCCCTTCGAAGACCAGCCGGAAAGTGGTCTCGCTGGCCTCCAGCCGGACCTTCTCGGCCAGCAGCTGGTCGGTCAGCCGGGCCTTGTCGATCGCCAGGCCGGCCTGGGTGGCGAAGATCTCCAGCAGCTCCCGGTGGATTGGGCCGGGCCGGCGCTGATCCTCGGGCAGGTCGACCGACAGCATCCCGACCAGCTCCCCGTCCGGCGAGTGCAGCGGCGCGAACAACGCGTCCAGCGGATGCCAGGCACTCGGATCGGCCGACACCGGGACGTCCGGGACCCAGCCGACGACCTCGCCCTCGGGCAGTCGCTCGTGCGGCACGAACCGGAGCCGGCCCCACTCGTCCGCGATCTTGAACTCGCCGTCGAAGATGTCCGCGGCGCTGACCGTCCCGAGCAGCGCCTCCCGGGCCTCCGGGGAGCCGGCCACCGCGATCACCTCGAACTTGCCGTCCGGATGCCGCAGGTTGAGCACCGCGATGCCGAAGCCGAGTCCGGTCACGACCCCGTCGACGACAGCCTGCAAGGTCTCGGCCAGGCTCCGCCCAGCCCCCATCCGGGTGCTGACCTCGTACAGACGGCGCACCGCGGTCAACCGCACCGTGGGCTCGTTCGGCACTGCTCTCTCCGTCACGGCGTCAGCGGCCTCACGGGACCCCGCCGTGGTGAGGGCCCCCTTCCAGAGTGACAGATCCAGCGCTCGGGACAGCGCCTTCCGCCCTGTCACCGCGGACCAGAAATGCCGGACGGGGGCCCGCGCTCGCGAACAGTGACGAGAACTGAGCCTATCTCACGGACAGTGAACGGATCAGTACCGCAAGTCGGCCAGACTCTGGTAGCTCGTCCGGGCCGACTGCCACTGGTCGGTCGGGGCGTCGTGCTCCACCAGCCACTGCTGGACCCCACCGCTCTCGGCCTCGGTGAACATCGTGGCGAAGTCGAGCCGACCGGTCCCGACGTCCGCCCACGACCCGTCCTCCGCCATGTCCTTGACGTGCAGCGCGGGGAACCGGCCCGGGTGGTCGCGGAAGTAGTCGATCGGCTCCTTGCCGCCGTTCACCACCCAGTACAGGTCCAGCTCGAAGCCGAGCAGGTCGGGCTCGACCTCGTTCACCAGGATGTCGAACAGCACCTCGCCGTCGACCTCGGCGAAGTCGAACCCGTGGTTGTGGAAGAGCAGCTTCAGGCCAGCGTCCCGGGCGGCCCGGCCGGCCACCGTGAACGCGGCCGCCGCCTCCCGGAACCCGGCCGGGCTGCGCAGTTCCTTCGGCAACGAGGGCACCACGACCCACTCACCACCGAGCGTCCGTACGTCGGCCAGCGCGCCCTCCCAGTCGTCGGTCAGCCGGCCGTACCCGACGTGTTCGAGCACGATCCGCAGGCCGGCGTCGTCGGCGAAGGTCCGGATCTCCTTCGCGGAATGACCGAACCGGCCGCTCACCCCCACGGTCCGGTAGCCGATGTCGGCCAGCCGGCGCAGGGTTCCTGGGTAGTCCTCGGCCAGGGCCTCGCGCATCGTGTAGAGGTGCATGCCGATTCCGTCGGCGGGAATGGTCCGGTCGCTCATCGCTCGGGGTTCTCCTTCGGCTGGTGATTCAGGGGCTTCAGGCAAACTTCTTTGCGTCAGGCAACGTGCTCGGTGTAGCGCTGGTAGGCCAGGTCGAAGACCTCCTGACCCGGCGCGTCCCACAACTGCTGGTTGAAGATCTCCACCTCGACCGGGCCGTCGTACCCGGCCGCGTCACAGGCCTCGCGCAACCGGCGCAGCTCGATCGCGCCGTCGCCCATCATCCCGCGGCCGAGCAGGTTGTCGGCCGGCAGCGGGACGATCCAGTCGCTGACCTGGTACGAGCAGATCCGGTCACCGGCTCGCGCGATCTGCCGGTACACGTCCGCGTCCCACCACAGGTGGTACGCGTCGACGATCACGCCGACCTGGTCGGCCGGGAACTGCTCGGCGAGGTCGAGCGCTCCGCCGAGCGACGACACCACGCAGCGGTCCGAGCAGAACATCGGGTGCAGCGGCTCGACCGCGAGCCGGACGCCGCGCTCCCCGGCGTACGGCGCGAGCTCGGCCAGGCCGTCGGTGACCATCGCGCGGGCGCCGTCGACGTCCCGCGAACCGGCCGGCAGGCCGCCGCTGACGAGCACCAGGACGTCGGTCCCGAGGGTGGCCGCCTCGTCGATCGCGCGGCGGTTGTCCTCGATCTTGGCCCGCCGCTCGGCGTCGTCGGTCGCGGTGAAGAACCCGCCGCGGCACAACGACGAGACGCGCAGCCCGGCGTCCGCGACCAGCTTGGCCGCGCGCTCCACGCCGTACTCCTGGACCGGTTCGCGCCACAGCCCGATCCAGTCCAGCTCGGCCTTGGCGCTGGCGGCGACGACGTCCTCGAGCGGCCAGTACTTGGTGGTCGCCTGGTTCAGGCTGTAGCGGTTCACGCGTCGACCCCGCTGACGACCAGCAGTTGCCGGAACCGCTCGACCGCGAGATCCGGCCGGGTCAGCACGCCGGCCTGGTCGGCCAGCCGGAAGGTCTCGGCGAGGTGCGGCAGCGACCGCCCGGTCTGCAGCCCGCCGACCATGGTGAAGCCGGGCTGGTACCCGTTCAGCCAGGCCAGGAAGGCGATCCCGCTCTTGTAGTAGTACGTCGGCGCCGAGAAGATGTGCCGCGCCAACGGCACCGTCGGGGCGAACACCTCCTCGTACCGCGCGACGTCACCGTCGTCCAGCGCGTGCAGCGCGGCCGCGGCGGCCGGGGCGATCGCGGCGAAGATCCCGAGCAGGGCGTCGCTGTAGCGCTGCTCGTCCCCGCGGATCAGCTCCGGGTAGTTGAAGTCGTCACCGGTGTACAGCCGGACGCCCTCGGGCAGCCGGTTGCGCAGGGCAACCTCCTTGCCGGCGTCCAGCAGCGAGACCTTGATGCCGTCCACATTCGCCTGGTTCTCGGCGATCAGCTCGACCACCACGTCGGCCGCGGTGTCGAGCGAGTCGCTGCCCCAGTAGCCGGCCAGCGCCGGGTCGAACATCGAGCCGAGCCAGTGCAGGATCACCGGACGCGACGACTGCGCGAGCAGCCGGTCGTACACCTTGCGGTAGTCGTCCGGGGAGGCCGCGGCCGCGCACAGGGCCCGGCTGGCCATCAGGATCGGTTGCGCGCCGACCTCCTCGGCCACGGCGAGCTGCTCCTCGTACGCGGCGATCACAGCGTCGAGCGGGTGCTGACCGGCCGGCAGCTGGTCCGTGCCGACGCCGACCGCGATGCGCTGGTCCGGTGCCTCGGCCGCCGACCGCCGGATCAGCTCCTGCGTCGCCGGCCAGTCCAGGCCCATCCCGCGCTGCGCGGTGTCCATCGCCTCGGCGACCGACAACCCGAGCGACCACAGGTGCCGGCGGAACTCGAGCGTGTGCTCCCAGTCGATCACGGCCGGCGCGCCCGGGGCGTTGTCCCCGAGCGGATCGGCGACCACGTGCGCCGCCGCGAAGGCGAGCCGGCCGCGGGCCGGCTCATAGGTGCCCTGGGCAACAGGTGTGCCGGTCAACCGGTACTCCGCCAGGCCGGCCGGCCCGGTCGGGAGTCGCAGCGACAGCGTCATGCCTTCGCCTCGATGTCCAGCGCCGGAACCTCCAGCTTGCGGCCCTCGCGCCAGGACTGCAGCCCCAGCTCGGCGAGCTGCACACCCTTGGCGCCCTCGACGAAGTCCCAGGTGAACGGCGCGTCCTCGACGACGTGCCGCAGGAACATCTCCCACTGCACCTTGAAGCCGTTGTCGAACACCTCGTTGTCCGGCACCGACGCCCACTGGTCGCGGAACTTCTCGGTGGCCGGTAGGTCCGGGTTCCACACCGGCTTCGGCGTCGCGGACCGGTGCTGGGCCCGGCAGTTGCGCAGCCCGGCGACCGCGGACCCCTCGGTGCCGTCGACCTGGAACTCGACCAGCTCGTCGCGGAACACCCGGGTGGTCCAGGACGAGTTCATCTGCGCGATGATCCCGCCCTCCAGCTCGAACACGCCGTACGCCGCGTCGTCCGCGGTCGCGGTGTACTCCTGGCCCTGCTCGTCGACCCGGGTCGGGATGTGGGTGGCGCCCTGGCAGTACACCGACTGCACCGGGCCGAAGATCTGGTCGAGCACGTACCGCCAGTGGCAGAACATGTCGACGATGATGCCGCCGCCCTCTTCCTGCTTGTAGTTCCAGGACGGGCGCTGCGCCTCCTGCCAGTCACCCTCGAAGACCCAGTAGCCGAACTCACCGCGGACCGACAGGATCTGGCCGAAGAACCCGCCGTCGACCAGCCGCTTCAGCTTGCGCAGACCGGGCAGCGACAGCTTGTCCTGGACGACACCGTTCTTCAGCCCGGAGTCGCGGACCAGCCGGGCCAGGTCGACGGCGGCGTCGAGGCCCTCGGCGATGGGCTTCTCGCAGTAGATCGCCTTGCCGGCCTCGACCGCGGCGCGGACACCCTTCTCCCGGAGCTGGGTGAGCTGGGAGTCGAAGTAGATCTCCACGTCCGGTTCGGCGAGCGCCTCGGACAGGTCCGTGGTCCACCGGGTCAGGCCGTACTGCTCCGCGATCCGGCGCAGCTTCAGCTCGTTGCGGCCGACCAGGATCGGGTCCGGGATGATCCTCGAACCGTCCGCGGCGGTCAGCCCACCTTGTTCGCGGATCGCCACGATGGACCGCTCCAGGTGCTGGCGCAGGCCCATCCGGCCGGTGACGCCGTTCATCACGATGCCGACGCGTCGATCGTTCACTGTCGCTACCTCTCTCGCGCAGTTGGTGCGCTGGGTTCTGGTGTCGGGGCGGTGGTTCTTACGCCGTGCGCCCCGGGGGACGCGGTCAAGGCGGTGGAGTGCAGGTCGTAGACGTCGAGATGGCCGCACATCCCGTGCCGGCCGGTCTCGGTGGGTTCGACGAGCCGGTGCACCTCGGCACCGGCGAGATGCGGGCCCGCGCCGGACTCGAGCGCGTCGAGGACGCGCCCGGTCTCGTCGGCCTGCCGCCGGGCACCCTGCTCCCAGCGGCGCCGCCAGTCGGCGAGCTGCGGCCGGACGATCCGGATCGCCGCCTGGTAGAACTCGTCCAGCGCGGCCGGCCCGTCCTGCTCGTACTCCTCCCGTAGCGCCCCGTACCCAGCCAGGGCCAGGTCGCGGCGGCGCATCGCGGCCGCGGTACGGTCCTCGCCCTCGCCGGTGAGGGCGGTCGCGGCCAGGTAGGTCTCGCGGTCGGTCAGGTGCTCGGGCGGCAGGGTCAGGACGGCGTCACCGGCTTCGGGGAGGCCGGAGTTCGCCATCAGGGTGAAGATCCGCAGGCCGCCGTCGTTGACCAGCCGGTGGATCGTGCCGGGGTCGAACCAGACGAGGGTCCCGGCCCGCAACGGCGTCTCGGTGTACCCGGTGGCGTTGAGCGTCTGGACCGAGCCGGTGCCGTCGACCACGTAGTACCCCTCGCGGCAGGCGAGGTGGAGGTGCGGGGTGCCGCCGACCAGGCCGTCCGGCGCCTCGAGGTCGTACACGGTCAGCAACGACACCCCGATCCCCCCGGGTAGCGCTGCCGCGGAGCCCGGCGTCTCGGCCGCAGCCGGTGCACCGTCGAGCTCACACATCCACGCCTCCTGGTCCGCTCCGCTTGGAAAGGGCTTTCCAAGGCTTGTGAGCGCAACCTTAGGTGGGCTATCACGGCGAGTCAACCTGTGGTGGAAAGCGATTGCTCAAACCGCTGACCGGATCCGGACCGGTCCCGCTCCGGTCCCGCCGCCGGACCGGCCGGGCCGTGATTTCGGACGCGGCGAGCGGGTACGGCGTACGAGGGGTGACGCTGGATGGCTTAGCGTCGGGGACGAACGGAAGGAGCACGGTGGCCGAGGGCGGTGGACCGGTGGAGGAACAGGTGGCACCCGGGCGGAGGCTGGGCCGGGTTCGCGACGAGGTCCGGGGAGTGCAGGACGAGACCCGGGCCTTGCGGGACGAGACGCAGGCCCCGCCGGACGGGCAGCTCGAGCTCGATGCCGAGGTCCTGAGCGAGCAGGTCGCGATCGTCGAACACGCGGCGGCCCAGGTCGAGCAGGCGGCCCAGGACGAGCAGGACGCCAGGGACGAGCAACGGGACGTCTACCGAACCCTCGACCTCGCCATGCGCATCGGTGAAGTCATGCTCTCCAGCGGCGCCGGTACAGCGGACGCCACCGCGACCGTACTGGCCGTGGCCGCGGCCGGTGGGCTCCGCGGCTGCGAGGTCGACATCACCAACACCTCGATCACCATCTCGTACCAGGCCGCGCCCGACGTCGCCCCGGAGACGCACCTGCGGATCGTCCGGTACCGCGGCCAGGACTTCTCGCGGCTCACCGACGTCGACCGGTTGGTCCGCCGGTTCGCCCGCGGTGACGTGAGCCGGGACGAGGCGGGCCGCGAGCTGAACCGGCTGGTCTCGGCCGGTCCGCCCTTCCCGCGCTGGAGCTCGGTGCTCGCGTGGGGCGTGATGGCCGGCGGCGCGACGTTGCTGCTCGGCGGTGGCTGGCTGATCACGCTGGTCGCCTTCCTCACCGCGATCGCGATCGAGACCGGCAACCGGTGGTTCTCCCGGCAGCGGCTGCCCGCCTTCTACCAGCAGGTGGCCGGTGCCTTCGTCGCGACCGCGGTCGCCCTGATCCTGTACGCCGTGCACGCGCCGGTGAAACCGTCCCTGGTCGTTGCCGCTGGCATCATCCTGCTGCTGGCCGGGATCGCCCTCACCGGTGCGGTCCAGGACGCGCTCACCGGGTACTACGTGACCTCGTCCGCGCGGTTGCTGGAAGCGATGCTGCTGACCGGCGGGATCATCGCCGGCGTCAGTATGGGGCTCGCGATCGGGCTGAAGCTGGGGCTGCCGCTCAGCCTGGACGTGCAGACGATCCAGCTCGCGAATCTGCCGATCATGGTCGGATCCGGCGCCCTGATGGCGGTCGCGTTCGCGTTCGCGTCGTACGCGCCGCTGCGGTCCCTGCTGCCGGTCGCCCTGGTCGGGGCGGCCGGATCCGCCGTGTTCACGCTGATGAGCCGGGCCGACTTCGGTCCGGCCTGGTCGACCGCGAGCGCGGCGTTCGTCGTCGGTCTCGGCGGCTACTCACTCGGCCGCCGGGCCGGGGTCCCGCCGCTGGTCGTGGTGGTGTCCGGGACGGTGCCGCTGCTGCCCGGGCTGACGATCTACAAGGGCCTGTTCGAGTTGATGAGCCAGAGCAACCTGGTCGGCATCGTCAGCCTCGCGACCGCCCTCGCGATCGGCGTCGCCATCGCCTCGGGCGTGATCCTCGGCGAGTACGTCGCGCAGCCGATCCGCCGCGAGGCCCGCCGGCTGGAGGACCGCCTGGCCGGTCCGCGGCTGGTCGGGCCACGGCGCCCGGTCCGGCCGAGGACACCGCGTCCCCGCCGGACCCGCCGCTCCCGGCGGTCGAACTCGTCCTGAGCCCGACCGCCTCCTGAGTTCGACGACCCGGCGTCAGCGGATTTCTTCGAGCATCACGTCGTCGAGCTGGAACCACACGTCCTGGCCGTGTCCGACGAAGCCGGAGTACAGCTGGACCAGCGACTCCCGGCCGGAGTCGAACTCCACACTCACCTTCGTGTAGTGCGGATAAGCGCCGCCCGGCTTTGTCGCGATCGGCTTTCCCTGCGTCGTCCGGACCCCGAGCACCGTGTCCCGGTTGTTGTCCGCGGTCCGGATCCAGGCGGACAACCGGTACCGGTGATGGGGACGTACGACCACGTTCTGCTGGAGTGCGTGGGCGCCGATCGAGTCCCGGAGGTACCCGTTGTTCTTGCCGGTGTGACCGAGGTCGGTCCGGTCGATGCCGCCGCGTCCGTTCAGCTGCCACGGGGCCGACGGGGTGGCGCCGGTCTGCTCCTCGAAGCCGGGATCGGTGACCAGGTTGGTGCCCGGGCCGTCGTCGGTGAGCTTGGTCCGCATCAGGAACACGTTGTACGGGTCCCACTGCGACATCGTGAAGTACAGGTCCGACCCGGACGACCACGGGTGCATGTACGTGCCGTACAGCCCGGGATAGTCGGTGCCCTTGGCAACTACCCGCTCGCCGCTCCACGGTCCGGTCAACGCGTCGGCGGAGCGCAGCACGACGGACGCGCGCTGCTCGTCGAGGTACATCATCAGCCACTTCCCGAGATGCGCGTTCCACTGCACCGAGACCTCGCTGACCGGGCCGACGACGATCGGGACGGCCGCGCTCTGCTGCGGGGACCAGTTCCGGCCGTCCCAGTACCGCCAGGCGTTCTTGGTCAGCACCTGCTGCTCGGGAACGCGGGCCAGGTACGCGTTGCCGAAGCGGCCGTTCGGCGTCCCGACCATGTAGACGTACCCGCGATCGCGGATCAGCGCGGTCATCTGGAAGGTGTCGTCCCAGGCCGCCGTGTTCTGCCAGCGCGCCTTCGGGTCCTTGGTCCAGGTCTCGCCGTTGTCGTCGGAGTAGGCGAAGCCGGAGTAGTTGGTGAACCAGCTGCCGGCCGGACCCCAGTAGTTGACCGACATGTACTGGACGTACTGGCGGTTCCCGACGGCGATGCCCGCGGTCGGGATCACCGTGTGCTCGTCACGGTCGACCTTCTTGCAGTCGAGGAACTGTTTCGCGTGACCGGGCCGGTCCTCGGCGGCGCTGTCCAGCGACATCCCGTCGGCCAGGGCGCGGTCCTTGCTGCGGAAGAGCAGGTTGCACCGCCAGTCCAGCGTGGCCGGGTCGCCGGCGCCGCCCCCGGGGCCGGTCCAGCCGGCGCCGTAGGAGTCGCCGAACGCGGTCAGGATCTCGCCGGAGCCGTTGTCCCAGAGGATGCCGAGGTCGGTCGACTTGAGCTGGAAGCGGGCCTCGGTGTCGTTGATCGAGCCGGGTCCGGTGAGCTTCGCGATCTTC encodes the following:
- a CDS encoding DUF6463 family protein translates to MSVAAAIQAPPRLTRRVPVLTSGLGVVHLVYAVAESPDVLRAMAADGILAAANDYQRDYVTWFVVAGFTLLMTGSILRWTVRRTGQVPPSAGWWLLGTGIFAVILEPTGGAWALVLLGALTAYASRQEVRNPASSEPRR
- a CDS encoding diguanylate cyclase domain-containing protein, which produces MPNEPTVRLTAVRRLYEVSTRMGAGRSLAETLQAVVDGVVTGLGFGIAVLNLRHPDGKFEVIAVAGSPEAREALLGTVSAADIFDGEFKIADEWGRLRFVPHERLPEGEVVGWVPDVPVSADPSAWHPLDALFAPLHSPDGELVGMLSVDLPEDQRRPGPIHRELLEIFATQAGLAIDKARLTDQLLAEKVRLEASETTFRLVFEGAGNGMATLAFDGPEAGRVLRVNDAFCRITGYPHDRLIGSRLLDYLTDGDAGRTRRELQELATGTGPYRFERTFRRADGQDIWLGGTAVIVAQGKDQPRILLIQIDDVTARKDAERELQHHAAHDPLTGLANRRLLQHRFEAALQRSRQRGRRGVLLFSDLNHFKQVNDRYGHEAGDNALREIADRLLTAVRHGDTVARLGGDEFVILAEEIDGTDLDALIRRVEESIGRPLAGIDVPVTASIGTAVVSPYSADLDELLRTADQAMYEAKHRDR
- a CDS encoding sugar phosphate isomerase/epimerase family protein, which gives rise to MSDRTIPADGIGMHLYTMREALAEDYPGTLRRLADIGYRTVGVSGRFGHSAKEIRTFADDAGLRIVLEHVGYGRLTDDWEGALADVRTLGGEWVVVPSLPKELRSPAGFREAAAAFTVAGRAARDAGLKLLFHNHGFDFAEVDGEVLFDILVNEVEPDLLGFELDLYWVVNGGKEPIDYFRDHPGRFPALHVKDMAEDGSWADVGTGRLDFATMFTEAESGGVQQWLVEHDAPTDQWQSARTSYQSLADLRY
- a CDS encoding sugar phosphate isomerase/epimerase family protein, whose product is MNRYSLNQATTKYWPLEDVVAASAKAELDWIGLWREPVQEYGVERAAKLVADAGLRVSSLCRGGFFTATDDAERRAKIEDNRRAIDEAATLGTDVLVLVSGGLPAGSRDVDGARAMVTDGLAELAPYAGERGVRLAVEPLHPMFCSDRCVVSSLGGALDLAEQFPADQVGVIVDAYHLWWDADVYRQIARAGDRICSYQVSDWIVPLPADNLLGRGMMGDGAIELRRLREACDAAGYDGPVEVEIFNQQLWDAPGQEVFDLAYQRYTEHVA
- a CDS encoding dihydrodipicolinate synthase family protein encodes the protein MTLSLRLPTGPAGLAEYRLTGTPVAQGTYEPARGRLAFAAAHVVADPLGDNAPGAPAVIDWEHTLEFRRHLWSLGLSVAEAMDTAQRGMGLDWPATQELIRRSAAEAPDQRIAVGVGTDQLPAGQHPLDAVIAAYEEQLAVAEEVGAQPILMASRALCAAAASPDDYRKVYDRLLAQSSRPVILHWLGSMFDPALAGYWGSDSLDTAADVVVELIAENQANVDGIKVSLLDAGKEVALRNRLPEGVRLYTGDDFNYPELIRGDEQRYSDALLGIFAAIAPAAAAALHALDDGDVARYEEVFAPTVPLARHIFSAPTYYYKSGIAFLAWLNGYQPGFTMVGGLQTGRSLPHLAETFRLADQAGVLTRPDLAVERFRQLLVVSGVDA
- a CDS encoding Gfo/Idh/MocA family protein → MNDRRVGIVMNGVTGRMGLRQHLERSIVAIREQGGLTAADGSRIIPDPILVGRNELKLRRIAEQYGLTRWTTDLSEALAEPDVEIYFDSQLTQLREKGVRAAVEAGKAIYCEKPIAEGLDAAVDLARLVRDSGLKNGVVQDKLSLPGLRKLKRLVDGGFFGQILSVRGEFGYWVFEGDWQEAQRPSWNYKQEEGGGIIVDMFCHWRYVLDQIFGPVQSVYCQGATHIPTRVDEQGQEYTATADDAAYGVFELEGGIIAQMNSSWTTRVFRDELVEFQVDGTEGSAVAGLRNCRAQHRSATPKPVWNPDLPATEKFRDQWASVPDNEVFDNGFKVQWEMFLRHVVEDAPFTWDFVEGAKGVQLAELGLQSWREGRKLEVPALDIEAKA
- a CDS encoding cupin domain-containing protein, yielding MCELDGAPAAAETPGSAAALPGGIGVSLLTVYDLEAPDGLVGGTPHLHLACREGYYVVDGTGSVQTLNATGYTETPLRAGTLVWFDPGTIHRLVNDGGLRIFTLMANSGLPEAGDAVLTLPPEHLTDRETYLAATALTGEGEDRTAAAMRRRDLALAGYGALREEYEQDGPAALDEFYQAAIRIVRPQLADWRRRWEQGARRQADETGRVLDALESGAGPHLAGAEVHRLVEPTETGRHGMCGHLDVYDLHSTALTASPGAHGVRTTAPTPEPSAPTARER
- a CDS encoding threonine/serine ThrE exporter family protein, with the translated sequence MAEGGGPVEEQVAPGRRLGRVRDEVRGVQDETRALRDETQAPPDGQLELDAEVLSEQVAIVEHAAAQVEQAAQDEQDARDEQRDVYRTLDLAMRIGEVMLSSGAGTADATATVLAVAAAGGLRGCEVDITNTSITISYQAAPDVAPETHLRIVRYRGQDFSRLTDVDRLVRRFARGDVSRDEAGRELNRLVSAGPPFPRWSSVLAWGVMAGGATLLLGGGWLITLVAFLTAIAIETGNRWFSRQRLPAFYQQVAGAFVATAVALILYAVHAPVKPSLVVAAGIILLLAGIALTGAVQDALTGYYVTSSARLLEAMLLTGGIIAGVSMGLAIGLKLGLPLSLDVQTIQLANLPIMVGSGALMAVAFAFASYAPLRSLLPVALVGAAGSAVFTLMSRADFGPAWSTASAAFVVGLGGYSLGRRAGVPPLVVVVSGTVPLLPGLTIYKGLFELMSQSNLVGIVSLATALAIGVAIASGVILGEYVAQPIRREARRLEDRLAGPRLVGPRRPVRPRTPRPRRTRRSRRSNSS
- a CDS encoding DUF4185 domain-containing protein; this translates as MPKRFLLVLPLVLGAALLPGSSSPPAEAAAVPSPAEKIAKLTGPGSINDTEARFQLKSTDLGILWDNGSGEILTAFGDSYGAGWTGPGGGAGDPATLDWRCNLLFRSKDRALADGMSLDSAAEDRPGHAKQFLDCKKVDRDEHTVIPTAGIAVGNRQYVQYMSVNYWGPAGSWFTNYSGFAYSDDNGETWTKDPKARWQNTAAWDDTFQMTALIRDRGYVYMVGTPNGRFGNAYLARVPEQQVLTKNAWRYWDGRNWSPQQSAAVPIVVGPVSEVSVQWNAHLGKWLMMYLDEQRASVVLRSADALTGPWSGERVVAKGTDYPGLYGTYMHPWSSGSDLYFTMSQWDPYNVFLMRTKLTDDGPGTNLVTDPGFEEQTGATPSAPWQLNGRGGIDRTDLGHTGKNNGYLRDSIGAHALQQNVVVRPHHRYRLSAWIRTADNNRDTVLGVRTTQGKPIATKPGGAYPHYTKVSVEFDSGRESLVQLYSGFVGHGQDVWFQLDDVMLEEIR